One part of the Streptomyces sp. NBC_01571 genome encodes these proteins:
- a CDS encoding MarR family transcriptional regulator, whose translation MRFATVNAEGVVADLDLPATSYRALLKLRALSEAGGRIEIDQADLAQRLDISRPAVTAALRHLDLAQLVKKTRNGVYQLNAMLAGYLTPADCAAALADMDPAERLNAPDFVERYHEAVKMYQDQLAQKRQAREQQKKAVAVRRGALHAVG comes from the coding sequence ATGCGTTTCGCGACAGTCAACGCCGAGGGCGTCGTCGCAGACCTGGACCTGCCGGCGACCTCATACCGGGCGCTGCTCAAGCTGCGTGCCCTCAGCGAAGCCGGCGGCCGCATCGAGATCGACCAGGCCGACCTCGCCCAGCGCCTCGACATCAGCCGCCCCGCCGTCACCGCGGCCCTCCGCCACCTCGACCTCGCCCAGCTCGTCAAGAAGACTCGGAACGGCGTCTACCAACTCAACGCTATGCTCGCCGGCTACCTCACCCCGGCCGACTGCGCAGCCGCCCTCGCCGATATGGACCCTGCCGAACGCCTCAACGCCCCCGACTTCGTCGAGCGGTACCACGAGGCCGTCAAGATGTACCAAGACCAACTCGCCCAGAAACGCCAGGCACGCGAGCAGCAGAAGAAGGCCGTCGCGGTACGCCGCGGAGCTCTGCACGCGGTCGGATAG